The following proteins are encoded in a genomic region of Brachypodium distachyon strain Bd21 chromosome 1, Brachypodium_distachyon_v3.0, whole genome shotgun sequence:
- the LOC100834373 gene encoding late embryogenesis abundant protein 6, with product MQAAKEKVKDGVSAAKAKTKVAQAKAEEKAEAATARSKAEKELAHERGKAKVAAAKMELHQDKAVHREEAIEHRLHKHGAGLGHHKNKHGVAAAPAGYYPPAGGAGHHY from the coding sequence ATGCAGGCTGCGAAGGAGAAGGTGAAGGACGGCGTGAGCGCGGCGAAAGCGAAAACCAAAGTGGCGCAGGCGAaagcggaggagaaggcggaggcggcgacggcgaggtccAAGGCGGAGAAGGAGCTGGCGCACGAGAGGGGGAAAGCcaaggtcgccgccgccaagatgGAGCTCCATCAGGACAAGGCCGTCCACAGGGAAGAAGCCATCGAACACCGCCTCCACAAGCACGGCGCTGGACTAGGCCATCATAAGAACAAGCATGGCgttgcggcggcgccggcggggtaCTACCCTCCGGCCGGTGGCGCTGGACACCACTACTAG
- the LOC100840344 gene encoding eyes absent homolog 2: MDEVVSALADSQTLTKDAATDQPVIVYVWDMDETLILLKSLLDRSFAGHFEGLKDLDKGVEIGKRWENIILEVCDGHFFYEEIENYNEPCLNSLLQYDDGKDLTKYDFEADCFSSPYDDANKRKLAYRHRAIADKYAKGLEKILDNRTVKVWSDLYSLTDKYTDGWLSSAHKLLEEALGKSTAEPAAKPSNINCIVTSGSLVPSVGKCLLYRLDDVVSADNIYSSWEKGKLQCFKWIKELYDGPNVRFCAIGDGHEERSAAAIMKWPFVKMEINPEAPHRFPGLNLSMIHAIMDAADKSSSKDG, from the exons ATGGACGAGGTTGTTTCCGCTTTGGCTGATagccaaactttgaccaaggATGCCGCGACAGATCAGCCTGTGATCGTGTACGTATGGGACATGGATGAAACGCTGATTCTGCTCAAGTCACTGCTGGATAGGTCGTTTGCTGGGCATTTCGAAGGCCTCAAGGACCTTGATAAAGGTGTTGAAATAGGGAAGCGGTGGGAGAACATCATACTTGAAGTCTGCGACGGGCACTTCTTCTATGAGGAG ATTGAGAACTACAATGAACCCTGTCTCAATTCTTTACTTCAGTATGATGACGGGAAAGACCTGACAAAATATGATTTCGAGGCCGACTGCTTTAGTTCTCCTTATGATGATGCTAATAAAAGGAAGCTTGCCTATAGGCATCGTGCTATTGCAGACAAGTATGCAAAG GGTTTGGAGAAAATTCTGGACAACCGCACGGTCAAAGTCTGGAGTGATTTGTATAGTTTGACAGACAAATATACTGATGGTTGGCTTTCTTCAG CTCATAAGTTGCTAGAAGAAGCACTGGGTAAATCGACAGCTGAGCCTGCTGCGAAACCTTCAAACATCAATTGCATTGTTACTTCAGGGTCCCTGGTTCCAAGTGTTGGCAAATGTTTGCTGTATCGCCTGGACGACGTGGTTTCAGCTGACAACA TTTACAGTTCATGGGAAAAGGGGAAGCTGCAGTGCTTCAAATGGATCAAGGAGCTCTATGACGGCCCGAATGTGCGCTTCTGCGCGATTGGAGACGGGCACGAGGAGCGCAGCGCAGCTGCCATCATGAAATGGCCGTTTGTCAAGATGGAGATCAACCCTGAGGCCCCTCACAGGTTCCCCGGGCTGAACCTGTCGATGATCCATGCCATCATGGACGCCGCGGACAAGTCATCAAGCAAAGATGGCTGA
- the LOC100834068 gene encoding ent-kaurenoic acid oxidase 1 isoform X1 has protein sequence MGELREGVWVWFWWAAAAMAGLAAVDWAVRRGHGWWWTKGMDAGRKGRLPAGDMGWPLVGGMWAFLRAFKSGDPDAFINSFHHRFGRAGLYRAFMFSSPTILVTSPDACKQVLMDDATFCTGWPKATVTLIGARSFISMPEEEHRRLRKLTAAPINGFDALSAYLAFIDATVVSTLRRWSSETKTKPIEFLTELRRMTFRIIVQIFMSGAGEATMEELERSYTDLNYGMRAMAIDLPGFAYHRALRARGRLVAALQGVLDERRAAAGKKMNRGVDMMDRLIEVEDEQGRRLEDEEIIDVLVMYLNAGHESSAHITMWATVFLQENPDILAKAKAEQEEIMRSIPPTQKGLTLRDFRKMEYLSQVVDETLRFVNISFVSFRQATRDVFVNGYLVPKGWKVQLWYRSVHMDPQVYPDPKKFNPSRWEGPPPRAGTFLPFGLGSRLCPGNDLAKLEISVFLHHFLVGYRLERENPNCRVRYLPHPRPVDNCLAKIIRVSSDDGY, from the exons atgggGGAACTGCGGGAGGGGGTTTGGGTGTGGTTctggtgggcggcggcggccatggcggggtTGGCGGCGGTGGATTGGGCGGTGAGGAGGGGGCACGGGTGGTGGTGGACCAAGGGGATGGACGCAGGGAGGAAGGGGCGGCTGCCGGCGGGGGACATGGGGTGGCCGCTCGTCGGCGGCATGTGGGCCTTCCTCCGCGCCTTCAAGTCCGGCGACCCCGACGCCTTCATCAACTCCTTCCACCACAG GTTTGGGAGGGCGGGGCTGTACAGAGCCTTCATGTTCAGCAGCCCGACGATCCTGGTGACCTCGCCGGACGCCTGCAAGCAGGTGCTCATGGACGATGCCACCTTCTGCACCGGCTGGCCGAAAGCCACGGTGACGCTGATCGGCGCCAGGTCCTTCATCAGCatgccggaggaggagcaccggCGGCTGCGCAAGCTGACGGCGGCGCCCATCAACGGCTTCGATGCGCTCTCCGCCTACCTCGCCTTCATCGACGCCACCGTCGTCTCCACCCTCCGCCGCTGGTCATcggagacgaagacgaagccgaTCGAGTTCCTGACGGAGCTGCGGCGGATGACGTTCCGGATCATCGTGCAGATCTTCATGAGCGGCGCcggggaggcgaccatggaGGAGCTCGAGCGGAGCTACACGGATCTCAACTACGGGATGCGCGCCATGGCGATCGACCTCCCCGGGTTCGCGTACCACCGGGCGCTCAGGGCCAGGGGGCGGCTCGTGGCGGCGCTGCAGGGGGTGCTCGacgagcggcgggcggcggcggggaagaagatgaacaggGGAGTGGACATGATGGACAGGCTGATCGAGGTTGAAGACGAACAGGGGAGGCGGCTGGAGGATGAGGAGATCATCGACGTGCTCGTCATGTACCTCAACGCCGGCCATGAGTCCTCCGCTCACATCACCATGTGGGCCACCGTGTTCCTCCAGGAGAACCCCGACATCCTCGCCAAGGCCAAG gcggagcaggaggagatCATGAGGAGCATACCGCCGACGCAGAAGGGGCTCACGCTCAGGGATTTCAGGAAGATGGAATACCTCTCACAG GTGGTTGACGAGACGCTGCGGTTTGTCAACATCTCCTTCGTGTCGTTCCGTCAGGCAACTCGGGACGTCTTCGTCAACG GTTATCTGGTGCCCAAGGGCTGGAAGGTTCAGCTGTGGTACAGGAGTGTGCACATGGACCCTCAGGTGTACCCTGACCCCAAGAAGTTCAACCCTTCAAGATGGGAG GGCCCGCCGCCGAGAGCAGGGACATTCCTTCCATTCGGGCTCGGCTCCAGGCTCTGCCCCGGGAACGATCTCGCCAAGCTGGAGATCTCTGTCTTCCTCCACCATTTCCTCGTTGGCTACAG GCTGGAAAGGGAAAACCCAAACTGCCGGGTGCGGTACCTGCCTCACCCTCGGCCGGTGGACAACTGCTTGGCCAAGATCATCAGAGTCTCCTCCGATGATGGATACTGA
- the LOC100834068 gene encoding ent-kaurenoic acid oxidase 1 isoform X2 translates to MEKKRFGRAGLYRAFMFSSPTILVTSPDACKQVLMDDATFCTGWPKATVTLIGARSFISMPEEEHRRLRKLTAAPINGFDALSAYLAFIDATVVSTLRRWSSETKTKPIEFLTELRRMTFRIIVQIFMSGAGEATMEELERSYTDLNYGMRAMAIDLPGFAYHRALRARGRLVAALQGVLDERRAAAGKKMNRGVDMMDRLIEVEDEQGRRLEDEEIIDVLVMYLNAGHESSAHITMWATVFLQENPDILAKAKAEQEEIMRSIPPTQKGLTLRDFRKMEYLSQVVDETLRFVNISFVSFRQATRDVFVNGYLVPKGWKVQLWYRSVHMDPQVYPDPKKFNPSRWEGPPPRAGTFLPFGLGSRLCPGNDLAKLEISVFLHHFLVGYRLERENPNCRVRYLPHPRPVDNCLAKIIRVSSDDGY, encoded by the exons atggaaaagaaaag GTTTGGGAGGGCGGGGCTGTACAGAGCCTTCATGTTCAGCAGCCCGACGATCCTGGTGACCTCGCCGGACGCCTGCAAGCAGGTGCTCATGGACGATGCCACCTTCTGCACCGGCTGGCCGAAAGCCACGGTGACGCTGATCGGCGCCAGGTCCTTCATCAGCatgccggaggaggagcaccggCGGCTGCGCAAGCTGACGGCGGCGCCCATCAACGGCTTCGATGCGCTCTCCGCCTACCTCGCCTTCATCGACGCCACCGTCGTCTCCACCCTCCGCCGCTGGTCATcggagacgaagacgaagccgaTCGAGTTCCTGACGGAGCTGCGGCGGATGACGTTCCGGATCATCGTGCAGATCTTCATGAGCGGCGCcggggaggcgaccatggaGGAGCTCGAGCGGAGCTACACGGATCTCAACTACGGGATGCGCGCCATGGCGATCGACCTCCCCGGGTTCGCGTACCACCGGGCGCTCAGGGCCAGGGGGCGGCTCGTGGCGGCGCTGCAGGGGGTGCTCGacgagcggcgggcggcggcggggaagaagatgaacaggGGAGTGGACATGATGGACAGGCTGATCGAGGTTGAAGACGAACAGGGGAGGCGGCTGGAGGATGAGGAGATCATCGACGTGCTCGTCATGTACCTCAACGCCGGCCATGAGTCCTCCGCTCACATCACCATGTGGGCCACCGTGTTCCTCCAGGAGAACCCCGACATCCTCGCCAAGGCCAAG gcggagcaggaggagatCATGAGGAGCATACCGCCGACGCAGAAGGGGCTCACGCTCAGGGATTTCAGGAAGATGGAATACCTCTCACAG GTGGTTGACGAGACGCTGCGGTTTGTCAACATCTCCTTCGTGTCGTTCCGTCAGGCAACTCGGGACGTCTTCGTCAACG GTTATCTGGTGCCCAAGGGCTGGAAGGTTCAGCTGTGGTACAGGAGTGTGCACATGGACCCTCAGGTGTACCCTGACCCCAAGAAGTTCAACCCTTCAAGATGGGAG GGCCCGCCGCCGAGAGCAGGGACATTCCTTCCATTCGGGCTCGGCTCCAGGCTCTGCCCCGGGAACGATCTCGCCAAGCTGGAGATCTCTGTCTTCCTCCACCATTTCCTCGTTGGCTACAG GCTGGAAAGGGAAAACCCAAACTGCCGGGTGCGGTACCTGCCTCACCCTCGGCCGGTGGACAACTGCTTGGCCAAGATCATCAGAGTCTCCTCCGATGATGGATACTGA